In Actinoplanes lobatus, the DNA window CGTGTGTTTTCGGGGGCGCTCTGTCGCCCGCGACCAGGAACGAGAGGAGACACCCGTGCGCGCGATGCGAACCGTTGCCGACCGGATGCTCACCATGTTCGTGCCGAAGGCGACCGCGCAGGCGGCCTGTTCCGGTAGCTACCAGTTCTGCCACACCGCCAGGGACGCGAACTGCAGCTACCAGTACGGCCAGGACATGCGGGCCATCTGGAAGTGCACCTACAAGCCCAACTGCACGGACACCTGCTCCAAGACGAGCCTCTGCTGCGGCTGATCCGAGAAGACGCGTGCCACCGCCGCACGGGGGCGGTGGCACGCGCTCCAGCGACATCTACCGGGGGTGCCGATGAGCCTTCAACTCTTCTGCCAGATCGTTCTCGGCCTGACCTTCGCGGCGGCGGTGGCCGGCAAGGTGCGCTCCCGGGCCGCGTGGCGAGCCTTCGCAGGTTCGGTCGGTGACCTGGGGCTCGTCCCGGCCGCCGCGGTCCGGCCGCTGGCGGTGCTGACCGTGGCCGCCGAATCGGGCGTGGTGGCCGCCATGGCCGTGCCCGGCCTGGCCCGGCCCGGGTTCCTGCTGGCGCTGGCCCTGCTGGCCGCGCTGACCGGTGGCATCGTCGCGGTGCTGCGGGCCGGCCGGCGGGCGGACTGCCACTGCTTCGGCGGGACCCCCGAGGCGTACGGCCCGCTGCACGTGGTCCGGAACCTGCTGCTGCTGACCGTCGCCGGGCTCGGCGCGGTCAGCGCGACCCCGGAGACCCTCCGGCTCGCCGAGGTGCTCCCGACCGTGCTGGCCGCCGTGCCGGCCGCGATGGTCGCCGTCCGCTTCACCGAGATCTTCGCCGTCTTCGACACCCCTCAACCCACATCCCGGAGTTGAAACCATGGCAGCACAGCTGAGCGTCACCGTCGTCGTCGGCGTGGTCGCCGTTTTGAACCTCATCCTGACGGTCGGCGTGATCCGCCGGCTGAAGGATCACGAGCAGCGTTTCACCGAGTTGTCCGCCGACGACGGGGCCTCGAACGCGCAGCCGTCGGTGGGCACCGCGGTTCCCGAGTTCACCGCGGCCACCACGACCGGTGGCAAGGTCACCGCCGCCGACCTGCGCGACGGCGGTCTCATCGGCTTCTTCTCGGTGGGCTGCCCGCCCTGCGCCGAGCAGCTTCCGGATTTCACGCGCTTCCTGCGCGCCATGGACGACACGCCCGCACTGATCGTCATCGAGGCGCCCTCGCCCGCGGACGCCGCCGCGTTCCTGGAGGTCACCGGAGATCTGCCGGTGGTCCTGGACGGTGGTGACGGGCTGTGCAAGACGTTCGAGGTGAACCGGTTCCCGTCCATGGCGCAGCTGAGCGGGGGAGCGGTGGCCGCCAACGCGCACACCGTCGCCCGGCTGCTGACCCAGGTTTCCGGGTGACCGCCCCGGCGCCGCGCGAGAGCCTGTGGCGTGATCTGACGCTCGCGACCCGGCTCGCCTGGGCCGCGTCACGGGCCGGGCTTCTCGCCTACCTGGTAGTGCTCGTGCCGCAGGGACTCGCGCCGGTGGCCGTCGCCTGGCTGACGAAGACGCTGCTGGACGGCATGGCCGCCGGCCGGGGGCTCGCCGTGCCGCTGCTGGCCGCCCTGGCGGTGGCGCTGCTGGCCACGACGGTCGCCGGCGACGTCGGCCACTACTTCGCCAGCCGTCTGCGCCGGGAGGTCGACCTGCTGGCACAGCGCAACCTGTTCCTGGCCGCCGGGCGCCTGCCGGGGCTGGCCCCGTTCGAGGACCCGGCCCTGCACGACCGGCTGGACCTCGGCGAGCAGGCCGCCCAGACCGCGCCGTCGCAGGTGGTCACCGGCGCCGCCGAACTCGGGCAGGCCGCGATCACGCTGACCGGCTTCACCGTCGCGCTGATCGCGGTGGACCCGCTGATCACTGCCACCGTCGCGCTGGTCGGGCTGGCCACCCTCCTCGTCGAGGCGCGGCTGGGCCGGGCCCGGGCCGGGCTGGCCTGGCAGCTCAGCCCGGCCTGGCGGCGGGCGTTCAGCTTCCAGGTGCTCCAGACCGACGTGCGTGCCGCCAAGGAGATCCGCGTCTACGGTCTCACCGGATATCTGCACGACCGGATGGCCGCGCTGCTGCGGTCGGCCACCGACGCCGAGAACCGGCTCGACAGCCGGGTGCTGCGCGGCCAGGCCCTGCTCGCCGTCTGCGCCACCGGCTCGATCGCCTTCGGCCTGGTGATGGTGGCCCGGCAGGCGTCGGCCGGCGCGGTCGGCGTGGGTGGGGTGTCGTTCGCCCTGGCCGCGCTGCTCGGCGTGCAGACGATGATCGCGGTCATGGTCCGGGTCGCGGCGGGCGCGTACGCCGGACTGCTGCTCCTGCGCCACTACCGGGACGTGGCCACCGACGCCGGGATCGCCGACCCGGTGCGGATTCCGCAGCCGGATGCCGTGGAGAGACCGGCCCCCCGCCTCTCTGACGGCATCCGGCTGCGGGACGTGTGGTTCCGCTACGACGAGCAGCACCCGTGGGCCCTGCGCGGGGTGGACCTCACCATCCCGCGGGGGCGGACCGTCGCGATCGTCGGCCTCAACGGCGCCGGCAAGA includes these proteins:
- a CDS encoding MauE/DoxX family redox-associated membrane protein, coding for MSLQLFCQIVLGLTFAAAVAGKVRSRAAWRAFAGSVGDLGLVPAAAVRPLAVLTVAAESGVVAAMAVPGLARPGFLLALALLAALTGGIVAVLRAGRRADCHCFGGTPEAYGPLHVVRNLLLLTVAGLGAVSATPETLRLAEVLPTVLAAVPAAMVAVRFTEIFAVFDTPQPTSRS
- a CDS encoding TlpA family protein disulfide reductase; the encoded protein is MAAQLSVTVVVGVVAVLNLILTVGVIRRLKDHEQRFTELSADDGASNAQPSVGTAVPEFTAATTTGGKVTAADLRDGGLIGFFSVGCPPCAEQLPDFTRFLRAMDDTPALIVIEAPSPADAAAFLEVTGDLPVVLDGGDGLCKTFEVNRFPSMAQLSGGAVAANAHTVARLLTQVSG
- a CDS encoding ABC transporter ATP-binding protein gives rise to the protein MTAPAPRESLWRDLTLATRLAWAASRAGLLAYLVVLVPQGLAPVAVAWLTKTLLDGMAAGRGLAVPLLAALAVALLATTVAGDVGHYFASRLRREVDLLAQRNLFLAAGRLPGLAPFEDPALHDRLDLGEQAAQTAPSQVVTGAAELGQAAITLTGFTVALIAVDPLITATVALVGLATLLVEARLGRARAGLAWQLSPAWRRAFSFQVLQTDVRAAKEIRVYGLTGYLHDRMAALLRSATDAENRLDSRVLRGQALLAVCATGSIAFGLVMVARQASAGAVGVGGVSFALAALLGVQTMIAVMVRVAAGAYAGLLLLRHYRDVATDAGIADPVRIPQPDAVERPAPRLSDGIRLRDVWFRYDEQHPWALRGVDLTIPRGRTVAIVGLNGAGKSTLIKLLCRFYEPTRGTIRWDDTDLAGLPPEALRRRMTVVFQDFMEYDLTAAENIGVGDLSRMDDLPALRAAAARAGVDDRLTALPRGYRTLLTRIHADSADPDSTGVTMSGGGWQRIAIARALLRDDSDLLILDEPSSGLDPEAEAELQRQLRARRDGRTIVIISHRLSAVREADTIVVLADGRITESGAHDELIAAGGRYAELFAQQASGYAPVPQGA